In one Echinicola marina genomic region, the following are encoded:
- a CDS encoding endonuclease/exonuclease/phosphatase family protein: MMKETGRKISRLLKPWVTKVLIILMLAACSAEEAVVPDKPKTNGLKIKTMSYNIYGARQGGIPDLAALAAVIKESNPDLVALQEVDRFTERNGKEVDIAKELGEMCGMEYFFAKAMDLGSGEYGDAILSKFPIESKHAFNMGVDPLLGGEQRSVAVIKVAIEGQGLYFASTHLDHLGNEQNRLKQAHELNDIVKQFDGPMILGGDFNAVPDSETISIIKQTLVLGCKNNNCSQHTFSTSKPNRTIDYIFYKGINRLRVENYGVFDWADRESDHFPVVATFNLKQD; this comes from the coding sequence ATGATGAAAGAAACAGGAAGAAAGATAAGTAGATTATTAAAACCTTGGGTGACCAAGGTTTTAATAATCTTAATGCTGGCAGCATGTAGTGCAGAAGAGGCTGTAGTCCCGGACAAGCCAAAGACCAATGGTCTGAAAATCAAAACCATGTCTTACAATATTTATGGGGCAAGGCAGGGAGGGATTCCTGATTTGGCTGCATTAGCGGCGGTAATAAAGGAGTCAAATCCTGATTTGGTAGCGTTACAAGAAGTGGACCGGTTTACAGAGAGGAACGGTAAAGAGGTAGATATTGCCAAGGAATTAGGGGAAATGTGTGGGATGGAATATTTCTTTGCCAAGGCAATGGATTTGGGAAGTGGTGAATATGGAGATGCGATACTGTCAAAATTCCCTATTGAATCCAAGCACGCATTTAATATGGGTGTGGATCCCTTATTGGGAGGAGAGCAGCGTTCCGTGGCTGTCATCAAGGTAGCTATAGAGGGGCAGGGACTTTATTTTGCCAGTACTCATTTGGACCATTTAGGTAATGAACAAAACAGGTTGAAACAGGCACATGAGTTGAATGATATCGTGAAGCAATTTGACGGACCTATGATTCTGGGTGGTGATTTTAATGCTGTGCCAGATTCAGAAACCATTTCTATCATAAAGCAGACCCTCGTTCTTGGATGTAAGAACAATAACTGTAGTCAGCATACCTTTTCCACCTCCAAGCCAAACCGGACCATCGATTATATTTTTTACAAGGGTATAAATAGACTTAGAGTAGAAAACTATGGTGTTTTCGATTGGGCCGACAGAGAATCGGATCACTTCCCAGTTGTAGCCACATTTAATTTAAAACAGGATTAA
- a CDS encoding purple acid phosphatase family protein, translating to MKKSANKSRRKFINGLGKAAIFGVATPASASFELSKNEAIRTENYSAPYLQNLKEDGVSIMFITQENSLSWVQYGEESCDKKAFTKIDGFIQANNRLNKVQLKGLKPNTNYQYRVVSKPLIKFEPYDQQFGEEIQGEVYHFSTPAATGEAVSCIILNDIHDRPYSFGELLGLNKDFHYDFVALNGDMFDYQSDEQQLIDHLIRPCTSLFASEKPFIMIRGNHETRGRYARQFKDYFDYEGNEYYFSFRQGPVHFIVLDSGEDKEDDHEAYHGMVDFDAFREQQAAWLENELENSAYSTCKYKVVLMHIPPYHSGDWHGTTHCREVFSPIFEKHRIDMVISGHTHRYGIHKANAEHNYPIIIGGGPKTGSRTLIQLDANLERLYIKMLNDQGEVVGENVVKG from the coding sequence ATGAAAAAAAGTGCCAATAAAAGTAGGAGAAAGTTCATCAATGGTCTTGGGAAAGCAGCCATATTCGGGGTTGCAACGCCTGCTTCAGCCAGTTTTGAACTGTCCAAAAATGAAGCCATTCGGACTGAAAATTATTCAGCACCCTATCTTCAAAATTTGAAAGAAGATGGGGTAAGTATCATGTTTATCACCCAAGAGAATTCCTTGAGTTGGGTACAGTATGGTGAAGAAAGTTGTGATAAAAAGGCATTTACAAAGATAGATGGATTTATCCAGGCCAATAACCGTTTGAATAAAGTTCAACTGAAAGGCCTGAAGCCCAATACAAATTATCAGTACCGGGTTGTTTCCAAGCCATTGATCAAGTTTGAACCCTATGACCAACAATTTGGAGAGGAGATTCAAGGAGAAGTATATCATTTTAGCACTCCTGCAGCAACTGGTGAAGCTGTCTCATGTATTATCTTGAACGATATTCATGACCGACCCTATTCATTTGGAGAATTGTTAGGATTGAACAAGGACTTTCATTATGATTTTGTTGCGCTGAACGGAGATATGTTTGATTACCAGTCAGACGAACAGCAGTTGATAGACCATCTGATAAGGCCATGTACAAGTTTGTTTGCCAGTGAAAAGCCCTTTATAATGATTAGGGGAAATCATGAAACGAGAGGAAGGTATGCGAGGCAATTTAAAGATTATTTTGATTACGAAGGAAATGAGTACTATTTTTCTTTCAGACAAGGACCTGTACATTTTATAGTTTTGGATTCAGGAGAGGATAAGGAAGATGATCATGAGGCTTATCATGGAATGGTTGATTTTGATGCTTTCAGAGAACAGCAGGCTGCATGGCTGGAAAATGAGTTGGAAAACAGTGCTTACAGCACCTGTAAATATAAAGTTGTCTTAATGCATATTCCTCCTTATCATTCTGGCGACTGGCATGGAACCACCCATTGCAGGGAGGTGTTTTCTCCCATTTTTGAAAAGCATCGGATCGATATGGTGATCTCAGGCCATACCCACCGTTATGGAATTCATAAGGCCAATGCCGAACATAATTATCCAATCATTATAGGAGGTGGTCCTAAGACTGGTAGCAGGACTTTGATCCAGTTGGATGCCAATCTTGAAAGGTTGTATATCAAAATGCTCAACGATCAGGGAGAAGTGGTAGGGGAGAATGTGGTGAAGGGTTAG
- a CDS encoding LacI family DNA-binding transcriptional regulator, which produces MSKEITIYDIAKETGVSPATVSRALNKHPAVKEKTKKKIYEAADKLGYRSNIFASNLRSKSTHNIGVIVPRLNSPFQSSVLAGMEKVANEAGFNLIISQSLESEDKEKSNAKSMYNSRVDGLLVSLASSTKEIAHFKPFLQKGTPVIFFDRVAEESNMTGVMIDNSKAAYHAVKHLIDQGCKNIVHVLGNPQINVYADRLKGYKYALMDNGIAFEEDNIIISDLNETAGIDISRKILSMNPLPDGLFVSNDSCAASCLIQLKKAGVKIPKDMAVVGFNNDTVSRLIAPNLTTINYPGYEMGEIAMKNLITRLNETGDDVLQNTNTITLKADLIIRDSSLRKKNRNNIHH; this is translated from the coding sequence ATGAGCAAAGAAATAACAATTTATGATATAGCCAAAGAAACAGGGGTCTCCCCTGCTACTGTGAGCAGGGCATTGAACAAACACCCCGCAGTAAAGGAAAAGACCAAGAAAAAGATTTATGAGGCCGCAGATAAATTAGGCTATCGTTCCAATATCTTCGCCTCCAACCTCCGTAGCAAATCCACACATAATATTGGTGTAATCGTCCCTAGGCTCAACAGTCCCTTCCAATCTTCCGTGCTTGCGGGAATGGAAAAAGTGGCCAATGAAGCTGGTTTCAACCTGATCATTAGCCAGTCCCTTGAATCTGAAGATAAAGAAAAGTCCAATGCCAAATCGATGTATAATAGCCGTGTAGATGGCTTACTGGTGTCCTTGGCCAGCAGCACCAAAGAAATAGCCCATTTCAAACCATTCCTCCAAAAGGGCACCCCTGTGATCTTCTTTGATCGCGTGGCAGAAGAAAGCAATATGACCGGAGTAATGATAGACAATTCGAAAGCAGCTTATCATGCCGTTAAACATCTGATTGATCAAGGCTGCAAGAACATTGTGCATGTTTTGGGCAATCCTCAGATAAATGTATATGCCGACAGACTAAAGGGCTATAAATATGCTTTGATGGACAATGGCATAGCCTTCGAGGAGGATAATATCATTATATCTGATCTGAACGAAACCGCAGGTATAGACATTTCCCGAAAAATCCTTTCTATGAATCCCTTACCAGATGGGCTCTTTGTATCCAATGACAGCTGTGCCGCAAGCTGCCTGATCCAACTTAAAAAAGCTGGCGTAAAAATCCCAAAGGACATGGCCGTGGTGGGCTTTAATAATGACACCGTCTCCAGGCTAATAGCCCCTAATCTCACCACTATCAACTACCCCGGCTACGAAATGGGGGAAATAGCCATGAAAAACCTGATTACCCGACTAAATGAAACCGGAGACGATGTTTTACAAAATACCAATACAATCACCTTAAAGGCAGACCTTATCATCAGGGATTCTTCATTAAGAAAGAAAAACAGAAATAACATCCATCATTAG
- a CDS encoding glycosyl hydrolase 115 family protein codes for MKSVCSFLFLITILFLLVVERSFAFKQPLKESLLTFEEAKVPKDVVYDKQERDLAIHKFTLEEKKSVLFEKNGHSSVLLDPGESEVVHAAFAMLQGDIKTVFDAQLDLTSEILQNTNVVAGTVGKSWVISAMEEKGLVDLSSLKSQWETYLIKNINWKGRQVLVIAGSDSRATAYGLLELSRMVGVSPWVWWADVVPEKKEIFEIPKELLVQDAPKVKFRGIFLNDEDWGLQPWAAKTFEPETGDIGPKTYEKIFQLLLRLRANAIWPAMHPSTKAFYSIDGNKEMAAKYQIFVGTSHAEPMLRNNVGEWDHDRYGEYNYASNRDMVKEYWQERIEELDDEDRYIVTLGMRGIHDSGMQGDFTAEEKVDMLETIIGDQRKMLQNTLKKKVTGIPQAFVPYKEVLEIYSEGAKIPEDITLVWPDDNHGYIRQLSNNYEQQRSGGAGVYYHISYWGRPHDFLWLESIPVALIWEEMNKAYHSNAKDIWIVNVGDIKPNEIGMNFFLEMAWDPDQFSAEDLNSYYSRFAEEQFGKSYSGEIGEILARYFQLGFSRKPEHMGWSTIYPNTPIQDPELSLFDQGDEVQQRLDAYILLEEQVATLQKKLPEHLKDAFYQLVGYKVLGAANMNKKLLYAYKSRAYAEQGRASAQIYADKSKEAFEQIKEITQRYHQQNGGKWSYMMTYNPRKLPVYSMPETGSMTKPSKKGGGGIVPEGFFRPIAPGQEVTLPSFISSTDREYFIDVFSTGQEAISWTAQSNDPWIKISAKEGETSSEERIWVSVDWSLFPMGQESSSLINISLDEENYSIKVQAKQLDLRDRQQVFVEDNGIVSMEVEHFSEVLPTEGAEWKLIQGLGRQSDAVGTFPVSSGSLLGREEHAPALKYEFINESTGEFTLRMHCLPSQPINGDYRLRFAVSIDGGSPILMDASLQEVMDEHNREWNSNVLRAVNYVETEIHLPFSGKHSLKITMVDPGVVLDKIELIKAGQSSGYFGARETKINNR; via the coding sequence ATGAAATCCGTATGCAGTTTTTTGTTTCTTATCACTATCCTGTTTTTGTTGGTCGTGGAGAGGAGCTTTGCTTTTAAACAGCCACTTAAGGAAAGTCTTCTGACCTTTGAGGAGGCTAAGGTGCCCAAGGATGTTGTGTATGATAAGCAGGAAAGGGATTTGGCCATCCATAAATTTACCCTTGAAGAAAAGAAAAGTGTCTTGTTTGAAAAGAATGGTCATAGCTCCGTGTTACTTGATCCAGGAGAAAGTGAAGTGGTCCATGCGGCATTCGCTATGCTCCAAGGGGATATTAAAACTGTTTTTGATGCCCAACTTGACCTGACTTCTGAAATATTACAAAATACCAATGTGGTGGCAGGAACAGTCGGTAAAAGCTGGGTGATTTCAGCAATGGAAGAAAAGGGGCTTGTTGACCTTTCTTCCCTTAAAAGTCAGTGGGAGACCTATTTGATTAAAAATATAAATTGGAAGGGGAGACAGGTACTGGTAATTGCAGGAAGTGATAGCAGGGCGACCGCTTATGGTTTGCTAGAATTATCCAGGATGGTGGGAGTTTCGCCTTGGGTATGGTGGGCAGATGTTGTTCCTGAAAAGAAAGAGATCTTTGAAATTCCTAAGGAGCTATTGGTACAAGATGCACCAAAGGTGAAGTTTAGGGGGATTTTTCTAAACGATGAAGACTGGGGATTGCAGCCTTGGGCAGCCAAGACCTTTGAGCCGGAGACAGGAGATATAGGCCCCAAAACCTATGAAAAAATCTTTCAGCTCCTGTTGCGATTGCGTGCCAATGCTATTTGGCCAGCCATGCATCCTTCAACCAAAGCTTTCTATTCCATAGATGGCAATAAGGAAATGGCTGCAAAGTACCAGATTTTTGTGGGGACTTCCCATGCAGAACCCATGTTGAGAAATAATGTAGGGGAATGGGACCATGATAGATATGGGGAGTACAATTATGCCAGTAATCGCGATATGGTAAAGGAATATTGGCAGGAGCGTATTGAAGAGCTGGATGATGAGGACCGCTATATAGTGACCCTTGGGATGCGTGGGATCCATGATTCCGGAATGCAGGGGGACTTTACTGCAGAGGAAAAAGTGGATATGCTGGAGACCATTATCGGTGATCAAAGGAAAATGCTTCAGAATACCTTGAAAAAAAAGGTCACAGGGATACCACAGGCATTTGTTCCTTATAAGGAAGTTTTAGAAATATACAGTGAAGGTGCCAAGATCCCAGAAGATATCACACTTGTCTGGCCTGATGACAACCATGGCTATATCCGTCAGCTGTCCAATAACTATGAGCAGCAACGATCAGGTGGAGCAGGAGTCTATTACCATATTTCCTATTGGGGAAGACCTCATGATTTCTTATGGTTGGAATCCATTCCAGTAGCACTTATTTGGGAGGAGATGAACAAGGCTTATCACAGCAATGCCAAGGACATCTGGATCGTAAATGTCGGTGATATTAAGCCCAATGAAATTGGAATGAACTTTTTTCTGGAAATGGCATGGGATCCAGACCAATTTTCAGCAGAAGATCTTAATAGTTATTATTCACGCTTTGCCGAAGAGCAATTTGGAAAAAGCTATTCGGGGGAAATTGGGGAAATACTTGCCCGCTATTTCCAGTTGGGCTTTTCAAGGAAACCAGAACATATGGGATGGTCAACTATCTATCCTAATACACCCATACAAGATCCTGAGCTTTCCCTTTTTGATCAGGGCGATGAAGTGCAGCAGCGTTTAGATGCCTATATTCTGTTGGAAGAACAGGTAGCAACCTTACAAAAGAAATTACCTGAGCATTTAAAGGATGCATTTTATCAGTTGGTGGGTTATAAAGTATTAGGGGCGGCCAATATGAATAAAAAGCTGCTATACGCCTATAAGAGCCGTGCTTATGCCGAGCAAGGGCGGGCCAGTGCTCAAATCTATGCGGACAAGTCAAAGGAAGCATTTGAGCAAATTAAGGAAATTACCCAGCGCTATCATCAACAAAATGGCGGGAAGTGGTCTTATATGATGACTTATAATCCAAGGAAGCTTCCTGTTTATAGCATGCCTGAAACAGGCTCCATGACAAAACCTTCTAAAAAAGGAGGCGGAGGAATCGTTCCTGAAGGCTTTTTCAGACCGATTGCTCCAGGTCAGGAAGTTACTTTGCCCAGCTTTATTTCCTCCACTGACCGGGAATATTTTATAGATGTTTTTAGCACGGGGCAGGAGGCCATTAGCTGGACAGCCCAATCCAACGATCCATGGATTAAAATTTCCGCCAAAGAAGGAGAAACATCTTCAGAAGAGCGCATATGGGTTTCAGTGGACTGGTCACTTTTCCCTATGGGACAGGAAAGCAGCTCATTGATCAATATCAGTTTGGACGAGGAAAACTATTCCATTAAGGTACAAGCCAAGCAGTTGGATTTAAGGGATAGGCAGCAAGTATTTGTGGAAGATAATGGCATAGTTTCGATGGAGGTGGAGCATTTTAGTGAAGTACTTCCTACTGAAGGGGCTGAATGGAAACTGATACAGGGTTTAGGGAGACAAAGTGATGCAGTAGGCACTTTCCCTGTATCCTCTGGTTCACTGCTTGGCCGAGAAGAGCATGCTCCAGCTTTGAAGTATGAATTTATCAACGAATCTACTGGTGAGTTTACCCTGAGGATGCATTGTTTGCCGTCGCAGCCAATTAATGGGGATTATAGGCTCAGGTTTGCCGTAAGCATAGATGGTGGAAGTCCAATTCTTATGGATGCCTCGCTCCAGGAAGTGATGGATGAGCATAACCGTGAATGGAATAGCAATGTGCTTAGAGCTGTTAATTATGTGGAGACGGAGATCCATCTTCCATTTTCAGGGAAGCATAGTTTAAAAATCACCATGGTGGATCCAGGAGTGGTATTGGATAAAATAGAGCTTATCAAAGCAGGTCAGTCTTCAGGTTATTTTGGAGCAAGGGAAACAAAAATCAATAATAGATAA
- a CDS encoding SDR family oxidoreductase yields MFEVVDKVIVITGGTGVLGSNIAKSLLEAGAKVVILGRNQDKLNSVLDTLGKQGDLIGFSCDVLDKSRLHKVRDAVIQKWGSIQVLINVAGGNMAEANVNEDQTVFDIDVAEHKKVIDLNLDGTIVPSLVFGKAIAEGGEGSIINISSMATYSAISRVMGYSAAKTGINNFTQWMAMEMALKFGEKVRVNAIAPGFFIGEQNRKVLIHPDGSYTDRSKKVLARTPMKRFGHIDELNGAVQFLCSEAASFITGVILPVDGGFSSFSGV; encoded by the coding sequence ATGTTTGAAGTAGTAGATAAAGTCATCGTCATAACCGGGGGGACTGGCGTCTTGGGAAGTAATATCGCAAAATCTTTGCTTGAGGCAGGCGCGAAGGTAGTGATCCTCGGACGTAATCAAGACAAGCTAAACAGTGTCCTTGACACCTTGGGCAAGCAGGGGGATCTGATTGGTTTTTCTTGTGATGTGTTGGACAAGAGCAGGCTTCATAAAGTCCGTGACGCAGTAATACAAAAATGGGGATCTATTCAGGTGCTGATCAATGTGGCTGGGGGAAATATGGCGGAGGCCAATGTGAATGAGGACCAGACCGTCTTTGACATTGATGTAGCTGAGCACAAAAAGGTAATAGACCTCAATTTAGATGGAACTATAGTTCCCAGTTTGGTTTTTGGGAAAGCTATAGCCGAAGGAGGGGAAGGGAGTATCATCAATATATCCTCCATGGCGACTTATTCTGCGATAAGTCGTGTAATGGGCTATTCGGCGGCCAAGACCGGAATCAATAACTTTACCCAATGGATGGCCATGGAAATGGCATTGAAATTTGGAGAAAAAGTGAGGGTAAATGCGATTGCGCCTGGTTTTTTTATAGGAGAGCAAAATCGAAAAGTATTGATCCATCCTGATGGTTCTTATACCGATCGCAGTAAGAAGGTATTGGCCCGAACGCCCATGAAGCGTTTTGGACATATCGATGAGTTAAATGGTGCCGTACAATTTTTGTGCTCCGAGGCAGCCTCCTTTATCACGGGCGTAATTCTTCCTGTAGATGGTGGTTTTAGTTCATTTAGTGGGGTTTAG
- the uxuA gene encoding mannonate dehydratase gives MGLIQTWRWYGPEDPVTLSDIRQAGASGVVTALHQIPHGDVWPLELIKERKAMIAQAGLEWSVVESVPVHEAIKTRNEHAGFYLENYRKTLRNLSSCGIKTVCYNFMPVLDWTRTDLRITLDNGAKALYFDWVDLAVFDTKVLKRAEASSFYQASVLNQVEERYEKMSKERLEELSAVILMGVPTEGGVSLEDLKQSIEIYKKIGKAGLRENLVYFLESIAELCLEEGIQMTIHPDDPPFPILGLPRIASSKEDLEYILAEVDQSFNGICFCTGSLGAGGHNDLVEILKAVGERVYFAHLRNIKKDAMGNFYESDHLDGDVDMPAIMTLLVTLNKKRKQRIPFRPDHGHELLDDIGKATNPGYSAIGRLKGLAELRGLELGINCTLKD, from the coding sequence ATGGGATTGATTCAAACATGGAGATGGTACGGGCCAGAGGATCCCGTCACACTTAGTGATATCAGGCAAGCAGGGGCTTCAGGAGTCGTTACAGCCTTGCATCAAATTCCTCACGGGGATGTTTGGCCGCTTGAGTTGATTAAAGAAAGGAAAGCAATGATAGCCCAAGCAGGGCTGGAATGGTCAGTGGTGGAAAGCGTTCCTGTCCATGAGGCCATAAAAACCAGGAATGAGCATGCGGGTTTTTATTTGGAAAATTACCGTAAAACTTTGCGGAACCTTTCTTCCTGTGGCATCAAAACAGTTTGTTATAATTTTATGCCAGTCTTGGATTGGACACGGACAGACCTGAGGATTACTTTGGATAATGGTGCCAAAGCGCTGTATTTTGATTGGGTGGATTTGGCTGTTTTTGATACCAAAGTCTTGAAGCGAGCAGAAGCCAGTTCCTTTTATCAAGCTTCAGTTTTAAATCAGGTGGAAGAGCGCTATGAAAAGATGTCCAAAGAGCGTTTAGAGGAACTTTCTGCTGTCATCCTAATGGGGGTACCCACAGAAGGTGGGGTCAGTTTAGAGGATTTAAAGCAGAGTATTGAAATTTACAAGAAAATCGGAAAAGCTGGTTTGAGGGAAAACTTGGTGTATTTTCTGGAAAGTATAGCCGAGCTTTGTCTGGAAGAAGGAATACAGATGACCATACATCCAGATGATCCTCCTTTCCCAATATTGGGTTTGCCACGAATCGCTTCTTCCAAAGAAGATTTGGAATATATTCTAGCAGAAGTTGATCAGTCCTTTAATGGAATTTGCTTTTGTACCGGTTCTCTTGGTGCAGGAGGCCATAATGACTTAGTGGAAATTTTGAAGGCTGTAGGAGAAAGAGTGTATTTCGCCCATCTTAGGAATATCAAAAAGGATGCGATGGGCAATTTTTATGAATCCGACCATTTGGATGGAGATGTGGATATGCCAGCAATCATGACTTTATTGGTGACACTCAATAAAAAGAGGAAGCAAAGGATTCCCTTTAGGCCTGATCATGGTCATGAACTATTGGATGATATAGGAAAGGCTACCAATCCCGGCTATTCGGCAATAGGAAGGCTAAAAGGTTTAGCGGAATTAAGGGGATTGGAATTGGGGATCAACTGTACATTGAAGGATTAA
- a CDS encoding PKD domain-containing protein, which produces MKKTFTPIAYMLSLSLLVSCSEDTDDIKANDPIASFTFAPEDGGKIKFDAEASHANIYFWDFGDGYNSTDEDPVHNYEKEGDYNVKLMVYGTDGTKPAEVNETLSVSIVNDPIADFIYEAEELKINFMVKSSYANAYLWDFGDGNTSTEENPVHTYDAEGEYTVKLTVSGEEGTSPVILTKTVTAMKLRVFAPISVENADFSLPGDQKYKNWSNVPGWNTDTQATDSGVEADNTGNYHGFIKTSDPNVYNLLDHVITRTDEEFKLTMTASNSWNGQDFTVIIYYDSGDGIRNVLGSQTTAIAAGETAAIDFTAIANEQAVGAKVGIEFGATAPSSAGWFAFDDVAVQAK; this is translated from the coding sequence ATGAAAAAAACATTTACCCCAATAGCCTATATGCTATCCTTAAGCTTATTGGTCTCCTGCAGTGAAGACACAGATGATATTAAAGCCAATGATCCCATAGCAAGTTTCACATTTGCGCCTGAGGATGGAGGGAAAATAAAGTTTGATGCAGAGGCCAGTCATGCCAATATTTACTTTTGGGATTTTGGTGATGGATATAATTCTACGGATGAGGATCCCGTACACAATTATGAAAAAGAAGGTGATTATAATGTAAAACTAATGGTTTACGGGACAGATGGAACCAAGCCGGCAGAAGTAAATGAAACCCTTAGTGTAAGCATCGTTAACGATCCCATAGCTGACTTTATCTATGAAGCGGAAGAATTGAAAATCAACTTTATGGTAAAATCCAGTTATGCCAATGCTTATCTTTGGGACTTTGGAGACGGTAATACTTCTACAGAAGAAAATCCCGTCCATACCTATGATGCTGAAGGAGAGTACACCGTAAAACTGACAGTTTCCGGAGAGGAAGGCACTAGCCCTGTAATCCTTACCAAAACTGTAACAGCTATGAAACTCCGGGTATTTGCACCCATTAGCGTAGAGAATGCAGATTTCTCACTTCCCGGAGATCAAAAATATAAAAATTGGTCCAATGTCCCTGGTTGGAACACCGATACCCAAGCTACCGACTCAGGTGTGGAAGCGGATAATACTGGAAATTATCATGGTTTCATCAAGACAAGTGACCCCAATGTCTATAATCTACTGGATCATGTAATCACAAGGACAGATGAAGAATTTAAACTGACCATGACCGCTTCAAATTCATGGAATGGACAAGATTTTACGGTTATCATATACTATGACTCAGGTGATGGTATTAGAAATGTATTGGGATCACAAACAACGGCTATCGCAGCTGGTGAAACTGCTGCCATTGATTTCACTGCAATAGCCAATGAACAAGCTGTTGGTGCCAAGGTGGGGATTGAGTTCGGAGCCACCGCACCTAGTAGTGCGGGTTGGTTTGCATTTGATGATGTGGCGGTCCAGGCCAAATAA
- a CDS encoding rhamnogalacturonidase translates to MKNCLLSFFLLFIFNFAALAQQEVFPDGTAIPEWFSETKPTDIHQLGKHYLITDYGVKQDSNLVQTDKIQAIIDLAHKEGGGVIIIPKGTFLSGSIFFKPGTHLHLEKDAVLKGSDDISHFKLLDTRIEGQNRKYFAALVNADGLDGFTISGKGTLNGNGLRFWRSFWLRRKWNPDCTNLDEMRPRLLFISNSKNIQVSGIRLINSPFWTSHYYKCENVKILDLYIFAPHEPKHEKAPSSDAIDLDVCKNVLVKNCYMSVNDDAIALKGGKGPNADKDHNNGGNYNIIVEDCEFGYCHSALTCGSESIHNRNIILRRTKVSHATRLLWLKMRPDTPQHYEHILVEDIKGNAKNMLFIKPWTQFFDLKGEEGIRSSSANNITFHNIDLECELIFNTRDSDQYQVSDLHLKNMKLSTPKEQDVHLDYINGLEFSNLSINGKKIAR, encoded by the coding sequence ATGAAAAATTGCCTTTTATCTTTCTTCCTCTTGTTTATCTTTAACTTTGCAGCTTTGGCCCAACAGGAGGTATTTCCAGACGGAACAGCCATTCCGGAATGGTTTAGTGAAACAAAACCTACAGATATCCACCAACTTGGAAAACATTATTTAATTACAGATTATGGTGTTAAGCAGGACAGTAACCTTGTCCAAACGGATAAAATCCAAGCCATAATTGATCTGGCGCATAAAGAAGGTGGTGGAGTCATCATTATCCCAAAAGGAACCTTCCTAAGCGGTTCCATATTTTTCAAACCCGGAACACACCTGCATTTAGAAAAAGATGCCGTGCTCAAAGGAAGTGATGATATCAGCCATTTCAAATTGCTGGACACCCGAATTGAAGGCCAAAACAGAAAATACTTTGCTGCCTTGGTCAATGCAGATGGTTTGGATGGATTTACCATATCTGGAAAAGGCACCCTTAATGGCAATGGCTTACGCTTTTGGCGTTCATTTTGGCTCAGGAGAAAATGGAATCCAGACTGTACAAATCTCGACGAAATGCGTCCTCGCTTGCTATTTATTTCCAACAGTAAAAACATCCAGGTATCTGGCATCCGCTTGATCAACTCGCCTTTTTGGACCTCCCACTACTACAAGTGTGAAAATGTGAAAATATTGGACTTGTATATCTTCGCTCCTCATGAGCCAAAGCATGAGAAAGCCCCCAGTTCAGATGCCATTGACTTGGATGTCTGCAAAAATGTGCTGGTAAAGAATTGCTACATGTCTGTCAATGATGATGCCATTGCCCTTAAGGGGGGAAAAGGCCCCAATGCTGATAAGGACCACAATAATGGTGGCAATTATAATATCATAGTCGAAGATTGTGAATTCGGCTATTGCCATAGCGCCCTCACCTGTGGCAGTGAATCCATCCATAACCGAAATATCATCCTTAGGAGAACAAAAGTGTCCCACGCTACTAGGTTATTGTGGTTGAAAATGCGACCTGATACCCCCCAACATTATGAGCATATTCTGGTAGAAGATATTAAAGGAAATGCCAAAAACATGCTGTTTATCAAACCCTGGACACAGTTTTTTGATCTGAAAGGTGAAGAGGGCATCCGCAGCTCTTCTGCCAATAATATCACTTTCCATAATATTGATCTGGAATGTGAACTGATATTTAATACTCGGGATTCCGATCAGTATCAGGTATCTGATCTACATTTAAAAAATATGAAACTTTCTACGCCAAAAGAACAGGATGTTCATTTGGACTATATCAATGGGCTTGAATTCAGTAACCTCAGTATCAATGGAAAGAAAATCGCCAGGTAA